Proteins encoded within one genomic window of Deltaproteobacteria bacterium:
- a CDS encoding prepilin-type N-terminal cleavage/methylation domain-containing protein → MFGKLLNRKGATLVEVLVAAVLIAVASSGLLSALSAFYTQKTIRDIDSSIVSQKEKIIELLNARNSWTRIIANNGLTCLQSAGISCASGTHEIAVFDSNNIKLTDSSANDFGTDRYLNSCVFSGANCDFRFLISWSPICESAATCMSPLIKVIGTLQVNPGISELVPYPNKYDFNFIRGTISNNAVMNCQSLGGSYDSATNHCFLPSANQTCPQGNIVVGINANGTIICEPLIDFECPANTYAKGVNPDGTLLCLGIAGACPVDGSSNLTPPTGFNTDLNSGFTTSVLGGGGDCGDGGGDCGN, encoded by the coding sequence TTGTTTGGCAAGTTGTTAAATAGGAAAGGAGCAACCTTAGTTGAGGTTCTAGTTGCAGCTGTATTGATAGCTGTTGCTTCATCTGGTCTTCTTTCTGCGCTGAGTGCATTTTACACGCAAAAAACAATTAGAGATATAGACAGCTCAATAGTGAGTCAAAAAGAAAAAATAATAGAACTATTAAATGCAAGAAATTCTTGGACTAGGATTATTGCCAATAATGGTCTAACTTGTTTACAATCTGCTGGGATTTCCTGCGCAAGTGGAACGCATGAGATTGCTGTATTTGATTCCAATAATATTAAATTAACTGATTCTAGTGCAAATGATTTTGGTACAGATCGATATTTGAACTCATGTGTTTTTTCAGGTGCTAATTGTGATTTTAGATTTTTAATATCGTGGAGTCCAATTTGTGAATCGGCTGCTACCTGTATGAGCCCACTAATTAAAGTAATTGGAACATTGCAAGTTAATCCTGGCATATCAGAATTAGTTCCGTACCCAAATAAATATGATTTTAATTTTATTAGGGGAACTATTTCAAATAATGCTGTTATGAATTGTCAGAGTTTAGGTGGCTCATATGATAGTGCTACAAATCACTGTTTTTTGCCAAGTGCAAATCAAACCTGCCCTCAAGGAAATATTGTTGTTGGAATTAATGCAAATGGTACTATTATCTGCGAACCGCTTATAGATTTTGAATGCCCAGCTAACACATATGCAAAGGGAGTTAATCCAGATGGGACTCTTCTATGTTTAGGAATTGCTGGAGCGTGTCCAGTCGATGGAAGTAGTAATCTAACTCCACCAACTGGATTTAATACTGATCTGAATTCAGGATTTACAACTTCCGTACTTGGCGGTGGTGGTGATTGTGGTGATGGCGGCGGAGACTGTGGCAATTGA
- a CDS encoding DUF1513 domain-containing protein, which translates to MKKDFSNHLSRRKVLFTAKKKISLALMFSISKPLFAFEKLSKIVLKKNTKDNKNSSFNAVGFGRKPSYNYNRPQPELIFHTSEIVLITNQQKYYSIKVSFLPHSIIQNLKKPNIVTIVPKWGHKAVEYNLFTKKITSTCELEKYSLFFGHGFYNPDGNSIYLSEHSESTSESYISQWKLDTSTAKRIKNIRTGGLRVHDCQLSLDGKYIIAANSSFSQDSKIKPSLAWIDIKTNKIETQLYFETFGPTHFYQTTDGYFIYGGGASLPGSEKLEAILGVVTPEKKIVPLKVPQEMKAFFYGEALSLIANEPNNIAYASLPSSDSVFAFNYLTGKFIKRLNIKAAQGLSLSDDRSILMVSSVENYSELYKFNSVSFEQLPMTITPKKLNEYEYNWGSHIFKLKYLEI; encoded by the coding sequence ATGAAAAAGGATTTCTCGAATCATCTGAGTCGAAGAAAAGTTTTATTTACAGCTAAGAAAAAAATTAGTTTGGCGTTGATGTTTAGCATTTCAAAACCTCTTTTCGCTTTTGAAAAACTGTCTAAAATTGTACTGAAAAAAAATACTAAAGATAATAAAAATAGCAGTTTTAATGCAGTTGGTTTTGGCAGAAAGCCTAGTTATAATTATAATAGACCTCAACCTGAACTTATTTTCCATACTTCTGAAATTGTCCTAATTACCAATCAGCAAAAATACTATTCTATAAAAGTTTCCTTTTTACCTCACTCTATTATTCAGAATCTCAAAAAACCCAACATTGTAACTATTGTTCCGAAATGGGGGCATAAAGCTGTTGAATATAATTTATTTACAAAAAAAATAACATCAACATGCGAACTTGAAAAATATTCACTTTTTTTTGGACATGGTTTTTATAATCCTGATGGGAATAGTATCTATTTAAGCGAACATAGCGAGTCTACCTCAGAATCATACATAAGCCAATGGAAATTAGACACCAGCACTGCAAAAAGAATAAAGAATATTAGAACAGGAGGACTACGAGTTCACGATTGTCAACTTTCATTAGATGGGAAATATATTATCGCAGCAAATTCTTCATTCAGTCAAGATTCAAAAATAAAACCTTCACTTGCATGGATTGATATTAAAACCAATAAAATTGAAACTCAACTTTATTTTGAAACCTTTGGACCTACTCACTTCTATCAAACGACTGATGGATATTTTATATACGGTGGTGGGGCTAGTCTACCAGGTAGCGAAAAATTAGAGGCCATTTTGGGAGTAGTCACTCCTGAAAAAAAAATAGTCCCCTTGAAGGTTCCACAAGAAATGAAGGCTTTTTTTTATGGTGAAGCTTTAAGTCTAATAGCTAATGAACCCAACAATATTGCTTATGCATCCTTACCGTCGTCTGATTCTGTATTTGCTTTTAATTATTTGACAGGTAAATTTATAAAACGTCTAAATATTAAGGCTGCCCAAGGGCTTTCTCTTTCGGATGATAGGTCAATTCTGATGGTATCCTCCGTTGAAAATTATTCTGAACTTTATAAGTTCAACTCTGTTAGCTTCGAACAACTTCCTATGACAATTACGCCCAAAAAATTAAATGAATACGAATATAACTGGGGCTCCCATATCTTTAAATTAAAATATTTAGAAATTTAA
- a CDS encoding DUF2817 domain-containing protein codes for MKKIFLFVFFSSILVFANYSSKRTHEGYFVYGKENIKYLSPYNTLSIDHVSAYGFEVYGPPGLGNYLQRIQVRFVVLPTGAPPFRAPYATPEQVGDRLKTVATNYPNLVKMFSIGKSVKGRDLWVLKLAQNVQNDDQRPEFKFIANMHGDEIVGRELMVLLIEDLAQNYGKDPFITDLMNKTQIYIMPSMNPDGAKNVSRGNADYVDLNRDFPDFSTDDNQNKLDGRAIETQAVMKWQAQRKFVLSANFHGGAEVVSYPWDTIPDKFPFYDLIKNISTEYALNAPYIAASKSFKQGITNGYEWYEINGGMQDWSWYWHKDMQVTVELSNVKYPDPSKTPYYYQQNRKALLTYISRVHTINQSRWVRH; via the coding sequence ATGAAAAAAATTTTTTTATTTGTGTTTTTTTCTTCGATCTTGGTTTTTGCTAACTATTCTTCCAAACGAACCCATGAAGGCTATTTTGTCTACGGTAAAGAAAATATAAAATACCTTTCACCCTACAACACTCTCTCTATTGATCACGTTTCGGCCTATGGATTTGAAGTCTATGGTCCTCCAGGATTAGGAAATTACCTTCAACGTATTCAAGTTAGATTTGTGGTTTTACCGACGGGAGCTCCTCCCTTCAGAGCTCCCTATGCCACACCTGAACAAGTCGGTGATCGCCTAAAAACAGTCGCGACGAATTACCCCAATTTAGTTAAGATGTTTTCCATAGGAAAATCTGTTAAAGGAAGAGACCTTTGGGTTTTAAAATTGGCTCAGAATGTTCAAAATGATGATCAGAGGCCTGAATTTAAATTTATTGCTAATATGCACGGAGATGAAATTGTTGGAAGAGAATTGATGGTGCTTCTTATTGAAGACTTGGCACAAAACTACGGGAAAGACCCTTTCATAACAGATCTGATGAATAAAACTCAAATTTATATTATGCCCTCAATGAATCCAGATGGAGCAAAAAATGTGAGTAGAGGAAATGCCGACTATGTGGATTTAAACCGAGACTTCCCAGATTTTTCAACTGATGACAATCAAAATAAGCTTGACGGCAGAGCCATTGAAACTCAGGCCGTGATGAAATGGCAAGCTCAAAGAAAATTTGTATTATCCGCAAACTTTCATGGAGGGGCTGAGGTCGTCAGCTACCCTTGGGATACCATTCCAGATAAATTTCCTTTTTATGATCTTATTAAAAATATCAGTACCGAATATGCTTTGAATGCACCCTATATCGCGGCCTCAAAGTCTTTCAAACAGGGAATCACTAATGGTTACGAATGGTACGAGATCAATGGAGGAATGCAAGACTGGTCGTGGTACTGGCATAAGGACATGCAAGTGACCGTTGAACTTTCAAACGTAAAGTATCCCGATCCTTCAAAGACACCTTACTATTATCAACAAAATAGAAAGGCCTTACTTACCTATATTTCAAGAGTTCACACGATCAATCAATCTAGATGGGTGAGACATTAA
- a CDS encoding nucleotidyltransferase domain-containing protein has translation MKEIQIDPKHLEIIKGILGPHLNFTYVFGSRAKGTAKKYSDLDLVIKTTIDKTSLRKIQDHFEESDLPYKVDLIIWSETDDTFKNHIEKDLIKFA, from the coding sequence ATGAAAGAAATTCAAATAGATCCGAAACATTTAGAAATTATCAAAGGCATTTTAGGCCCCCACTTGAATTTTACCTACGTATTTGGGTCGAGAGCAAAAGGAACTGCAAAAAAATATTCTGATTTAGATTTAGTTATCAAAACCACAATTGATAAGACCAGTTTAAGGAAAATTCAGGATCATTTTGAGGAGTCTGATTTGCCATACAAAGTAGATCTCATAATTTGGTCAGAAACTGATGACACTTTTAAAAATCATATAGAAAAAGATTTGATTAAATTTGCTTAA
- a CDS encoding nucleotidyltransferase substrate binding protein → MSENKINKKSFIIESNIEIEPLLNAYGQFNEALKIAKTDLEKAGTIQYFEFTYELAWKTLKRILSARGKELNSPKPIFREAALEKLIDDPELWFDFTKDRNETVHTYNKAIANSIFNDLHLFDKEMGKLISHLKALK, encoded by the coding sequence ATGTCGGAAAATAAAATCAATAAAAAATCTTTTATTATAGAATCAAATATAGAAATTGAACCCCTTTTGAATGCTTATGGTCAGTTTAATGAGGCTCTTAAAATTGCCAAAACTGATTTGGAAAAAGCTGGAACAATTCAATATTTTGAGTTTACTTATGAATTAGCCTGGAAAACCTTAAAAAGAATTTTAAGCGCTAGAGGCAAAGAACTAAATAGTCCCAAACCTATTTTTCGCGAGGCTGCTTTGGAGAAATTGATTGATGATCCTGAGCTGTGGTTTGATTTTACAAAAGACAGAAATGAAACTGTTCACACCTATAATAAAGCCATCGCAAATTCTATCTTTAATGACCTGCATTTATTTGATAAAGAAATGGGTAAACTTATTTCCCATTTAAAAGCACTTAAATGA
- a CDS encoding redoxin domain-containing protein, producing the protein MIALFLSVSSFAELNIDEKNLLNGERVTLQVEKQSKGIVILFLSVSCGCTESHLAHLEKLNEEYRQDFKFIGILANEEEDIGEAVSFFKKKNISFPIVRNEKIALDLNATKTPSVYVLDKKLQLLYSGGISNNVDFNKSNKLYLKEALSEITNNQPIKIKNQKVLGCSI; encoded by the coding sequence TTGATAGCACTGTTTCTTAGTGTTAGCTCCTTTGCTGAGTTGAACATAGATGAAAAAAATTTGTTAAATGGCGAGCGTGTGACTTTGCAAGTTGAAAAGCAAAGTAAAGGAATAGTTATTCTTTTTCTGAGTGTTTCCTGTGGATGTACAGAATCGCATCTAGCACATCTTGAAAAATTAAATGAGGAGTATAGACAGGATTTTAAGTTTATTGGGATCCTTGCAAATGAAGAGGAAGATATAGGTGAGGCCGTATCTTTTTTCAAAAAGAAAAATATTTCTTTCCCAATTGTTAGAAATGAAAAAATAGCGTTGGATTTAAATGCAACAAAGACTCCGAGCGTTTATGTTTTAGATAAAAAATTGCAACTTCTCTACAGTGGGGGAATTAGTAATAATGTGGATTTTAATAAATCAAATAAGTTGTATCTAAAGGAAGCTCTTTCTGAAATTACGAATAATCAACCAATAAAAATTAAAAATCAAAAGGTTCTAGGTTGTTCCATATGA
- a CDS encoding S8 family serine peptidase codes for MSRQIIKFLILTFCSYSFSATFVDPILLNFINSRSTQSTKIVALLKYDQRGLPAPSRYQAAGVKRYLMSLYKQSAKNVFQVISRNPQDIRIENQFWINNSLGLVVTPLGLRKLTELPEIEKIYSNRNINYVKPVAGRLAPTRGDASYPYDLVDLGIDELMKTNPEIQGQGVSVGVVDTGVDGTHPILAGKVALFYDSVAKKITPPIDRDKHGTHVSGTIAGGDRASNKIGVAPGAKIIGAAALDGYDNMLESMQFMLDPDGNPDTQDSPRLVSNSWNAGGAPDIELFYRAINAWEAAGILPVFSAGNAGPGAGSITTPHEHPSVLAVGATGKDQKVARFSSRGPAKFQGKLIEKPDFTAPGVDIVSSIPGGSMASFSGTSMACPHVSGVAALLYQVNKNFTPGQIKEIIMKTLRYVDGSGNPIAAPKWDAAYGFGRVNAFAAVKAALSLIGRNRFQVSVQSFAPALAPNTATSYYPTNLMAPNFSVSDLTAPYPTETRQWLVVNH; via the coding sequence ATGAGTCGTCAAATAATTAAATTTCTTATACTGACTTTTTGTTCATATTCATTCAGCGCTACTTTTGTAGATCCCATTTTACTTAACTTTATAAATAGTCGCAGCACCCAAAGCACTAAGATTGTGGCCTTGCTTAAATATGATCAAAGAGGTCTCCCGGCTCCTTCTAGATATCAAGCGGCTGGAGTCAAAAGATATTTAATGTCCCTGTACAAACAATCAGCCAAAAATGTGTTCCAAGTTATTTCCCGAAACCCTCAGGATATTAGAATTGAAAATCAGTTTTGGATTAATAACTCGTTGGGCCTAGTCGTCACTCCTCTAGGATTAAGAAAGCTCACTGAACTTCCAGAAATTGAAAAAATTTACTCCAATCGAAATATCAACTATGTTAAACCTGTCGCCGGAAGACTGGCTCCAACTCGTGGTGATGCAAGCTATCCCTATGACCTCGTAGATCTTGGTATCGATGAGCTGATGAAAACAAATCCCGAAATACAAGGACAGGGTGTTTCTGTTGGAGTTGTCGACACCGGAGTTGACGGAACACATCCCATTCTTGCTGGAAAAGTAGCTCTTTTTTATGACTCTGTTGCCAAAAAAATTACACCACCTATTGATCGAGATAAACATGGAACCCATGTTTCGGGCACTATTGCTGGTGGAGATAGGGCCTCCAATAAAATTGGCGTTGCTCCTGGAGCTAAAATCATAGGAGCTGCCGCTCTGGATGGCTATGATAATATGTTGGAATCCATGCAGTTCATGTTGGATCCAGATGGCAATCCTGACACGCAAGATTCTCCGCGTTTAGTCAGCAATTCTTGGAATGCCGGTGGCGCTCCTGATATTGAACTCTTCTACCGCGCTATCAATGCATGGGAGGCTGCAGGCATCCTACCCGTATTTTCTGCTGGCAATGCTGGCCCTGGAGCAGGTTCTATCACCACTCCTCACGAGCACCCTTCTGTTCTTGCTGTAGGAGCTACAGGCAAAGATCAAAAAGTTGCTAGATTTTCTTCAAGGGGACCTGCAAAGTTTCAAGGTAAGTTAATTGAAAAACCAGATTTTACAGCCCCTGGTGTTGACATTGTCTCTTCCATTCCAGGAGGCAGCATGGCTTCTTTTTCTGGAACCTCCATGGCCTGCCCACATGTTTCAGGTGTCGCAGCCTTGTTGTACCAGGTAAATAAAAACTTCACTCCTGGTCAGATAAAGGAAATTATAATGAAAACCCTTCGTTATGTGGATGGCTCTGGAAATCCAATAGCAGCTCCCAAATGGGATGCTGCCTACGGTTTTGGCCGAGTCAATGCCTTCGCCGCTGTGAAAGCCGCCTTGAGTTTAATTGGGAGAAATCGCTTTCAAGTCTCTGTTCAATCTTTTGCACCTGCTTTAGCTCCAAACACAGCGACATCTTATTACCCAACAAACCTGATGGCTCCTAACTTTTCGGTCTCCGATTTAACAGCCCCTTACCCAACAGAAACAAGACAATGGCTGGTGGTAAATCATTAA